One window of the Anaerolineae bacterium genome contains the following:
- a CDS encoding HNH endonuclease, which yields KGNRTPEEAGLTLRNRPGRPRFIALALVSQSVPNEIWRKYLIY from the coding sequence AAGGGCAACCGCACGCCGGAGGAAGCCGGCCTGACCCTGCGAAACCGGCCCGGCCGGCCGCGCTTCATCGCCCTGGCGCTGGTGTCCCAATCTGTGCCCAACGAAATTTGGCGCAAGTATCTCATCTATTGA